Genomic segment of bacterium:
TGGCTTGTTACTTCATTATTTCTTTTGCTCATCAAGCCAGATTATACCAAAACAACATTGATTTATCAAATAAGTTTTGATTTTTAAGTTGTAGTTTTGACTTTTGAGCTTTGAGTTTTGATTTTTTTTGTGCCTTTGTGTCTATTCCATATAAACATCCTCCCTAATAATTCTTCTTAACCCCCCTGAGCGCTCTGTTGACCAATCCTTTGGAGGGATAATCTCATCCAAAAGCTCTAATTTGTTTAATTCCTTAAGCCTATCGTAAATTATCTGCCAGGCACACAAAATGTCCTTTGATATTTCGCATTTTCCCTGACTTGAGCCTCCACAAGGCCCATTAAAAAGACCCTTGGAACACCGAACAACAGGACATATTCCTCCTGTTAAATGCAAGATGCAATTTCCGCAGGCACCACACCTTTCAACCCATAGGCCCTGCTTTTCTGGAAAGCCAAGGAATGATGTATTTAAAGCTGGATAAACAGGAATCTGAGGAAATCTTTCAGCAATCACAGAGACGCCAATTCCACATCCAAGGGAAAGAATGGCATCTATATCCTTTATTTTGTCCGTTAGCTCATCAACGAATTCCCACTCGCACTGCCTTATAATTGTGCTTTCAGAAAATTCTATCTGTTTTCCTTCAAGATTCATTGCCATTTTTAAAGACAAAGCAAGAATTTTTGTCTCTTTCTCTCCACCTGCCATACATACCGTTACACAGGTTCCACAGCCAACAAGCAATACCTTTTTGTGGCTTGAAACCATTTTCTTTATCTCATCAAAGGGCTTTCTCTCTGCAATTATCATTTTACAAATTATATAAAAGTTAAGGGTTGTTTGACAATGATTTTTATATTAAAATGTAGGAATGGAATGGACAAGGACATTAAAGCCCTGTTTTAAAAGGGAAAATGGAAAAATTTATATTAAAGGAAGGGAATATATTGATTTCTCATCCAATGATTACCTTGGACTATCTTTTCACCCAAGGCTAAAAGAGGCTTGTAAAAGGGCAATAAGTGAATTTGGAATAGGAAGCTGTGGCTCAAGGCTTTTAAGTGGAGATTATGAGATTCATCATAGGCTTGAGGAAGAAATTGCGAAGCTAAAAGGAAAAGAAAAAGGCCTTATTTTTAACTCTGGCTATCAGGCAAATCTTGGAATAATATCTGCAATATGCGACAGGGAAAGTCTTATCATTGCTGATAGGTTTTCCCATGCAAGTATAATTGATGGATGTATCCTTTCAAAAGCAAGGCTTTTAAGATTTAACCACAATGATGTAGACCATCTTGAGAGCCTCCTTAAAAAAAATAAAGCCAAAAATATCTGGGTTATTACAGAATCTGTATTTAGTATGGACGGAGATAAGGCACCCCTTCTTGATATTGTTTCCTTAAAAGAAAGGTATAATTTTAAGACGCTTGTTGATGAGGCACACGCAACAGGCATTTTTGGTAAGGATGGAGCTGGCTTGGTTGATGAGCTTGGCTTAACTTCCAATATTGAGCTTATAATGGGAACATTCAGCAAGGCTTTAGGCTCTTTTGGTGGATATGTTGTGGGAGATAAAAAAACAATTGAGTTATTTATCAACAAATCAAGGGGCTTTATCTATTCAACATCCCTTCCTCCATCTATAATATCTGTAAATATTGAGGCAATCAGACTATTAAAGGATGAACCAGAGAGGAGGAAAGTATTGCTTAAAAATGCCTTTTATTTTAGAAAAATGCTTAAAATAGAAGGAGAAACCCAGATTGTTCCCTTTATTTTGGGAAACGAGGAATTGACAGTCAAGGGAGCAGAGTATTTAAGGGAAAAAGGATTTTGGGCACTTCCCATAAGACCACCAACGGTTCCAAAGAATACATCAAGAATAAGATTTTCTCTCTGTTTTTACCATACAAGGGAGATTTTGAATAGGCTTATGGGTGCTTTAAAAATCTACCATGAAGGATATGAGCTATAATAGGCACCATACAAATCCTTTTGCAAAGAATTTATAAAGACCCTTCCTGCATCAGGGCTTTCTTCATTAGTTATAAGAAACCAGCCACCAACATCTGTAATATCCGCTGTTTGTGAACCAACATACACTGCATTAGAATCCATACCTTCTAAAGATCTTCTAAGGGTAGTAAGCGGTATTCCTTGGGGAAAATATTGATCTAGAATTCTTCTAAACTCATCATTTGAAGTAGGATACACCTCATCGTTTGGTCTAACGCAATATGTTGTAACAGCAGATTGGATATTTTGAAGATTTTTTCTACATGCCTTCTCCCTTGATTTATCTACCATCCTTCCCACCCTTGGAAGCATTATAGCAAGCAATATTCCAATAACAACAACCACAAGCATTATC
This window contains:
- a CDS encoding methylenetetrahydrofolate reductase C-terminal domain-containing protein, with translation MIIAERKPFDEIKKMVSSHKKVLLVGCGTCVTVCMAGGEKETKILALSLKMAMNLEGKQIEFSESTIIRQCEWEFVDELTDKIKDIDAILSLGCGIGVSVIAERFPQIPVYPALNTSFLGFPEKQGLWVERCGACGNCILHLTGGICPVVRCSKGLFNGPCGGSSQGKCEISKDILCAWQIIYDRLKELNKLELLDEIIPPKDWSTERSGGLRRIIREDVYME
- a CDS encoding 8-amino-7-oxononanoate synthase, which translates into the protein MEWTRTLKPCFKRENGKIYIKGREYIDFSSNDYLGLSFHPRLKEACKRAISEFGIGSCGSRLLSGDYEIHHRLEEEIAKLKGKEKGLIFNSGYQANLGIISAICDRESLIIADRFSHASIIDGCILSKARLLRFNHNDVDHLESLLKKNKAKNIWVITESVFSMDGDKAPLLDIVSLKERYNFKTLVDEAHATGIFGKDGAGLVDELGLTSNIELIMGTFSKALGSFGGYVVGDKKTIELFINKSRGFIYSTSLPPSIISVNIEAIRLLKDEPERRKVLLKNAFYFRKMLKIEGETQIVPFILGNEELTVKGAEYLREKGFWALPIRPPTVPKNTSRIRFSLCFYHTREILNRLMGALKIYHEGYEL
- a CDS encoding type II secretion system protein, which produces MKKAFTLVEIMLVVVVIGILLAIMLPRVGRMVDKSREKACRKNLQNIQSAVTTYCVRPNDEVYPTSNDEFRRILDQYFPQGIPLTTLRRSLEGMDSNAVYVGSQTADITDVGGWFLITNEESPDAGRVFINSLQKDLYGAYYSSYPSW